A single Osmerus mordax isolate fOsmMor3 chromosome 7, fOsmMor3.pri, whole genome shotgun sequence DNA region contains:
- the ren gene encoding renin, translated as MAAQTNFCVCVIALVLTLTTSHALRRVTLKKMLSIRETLREMGVSPSQVFAEQALKSTDDPSNGTAPTPLTNYLDTQYFGEISIGSPAQMFNVVFDTGSANLWVPSYNCSPLYTACFTHNRYDASKSRTHIGNGTGFSIQYASGNVRGFLSEDVVVVGGIPVVQVFAEATALPAIPFIFAKFDGVLGMGYPNVAIDGITPVFDRIMSQHILKEEVFSVYYSRDPSHSPGGELVLGGTDPNYYTGSFHYLGTTESGKWEVNMKGVSVGEEMLFCREGCTTVIDTGSSYITGPASSVSVLMKTIGATELAEGGFTVNCDLVKSLPSVTFHLGGHEYALTQEDYILWQSPFGEDICTVTFKGLDVPPPTGPIWILGANFIARYYTEFDRHNDRIGFANAV; from the exons ATGGCTGCGCAGActaacttctgtgtgtgtgtgattgcactCGTTCTAACACTGACCACAAGCCATGCCTTACGAAG ggtcacactgaAGAAGATGTTGTCCATCAGAGAGACCCTGAGAGAAATGGGCGTGTCACCGTCCCAGGTGTTTGCTGAGCAGGCCCTGAAGAGCACAGATGACCCAAGCAATGGCACTGCTCCCACGCCCCTCACTAACTACCTGGAT aCTCAGTACTTTGGGGAAATCAGCATTGGCTCTCCTGCCCAGATGTTCAATGTGGTGTTTGACACTGGGTCGGCCAACCTGTGGGTGCCGTCCTACAACTGCTCTCCTCTTTATACAGCCTGct TTACTCACAACAGGTACGATGCGTCTAAATCTCGGACTCACATTGGGAATGGGACAGGTTTCTCCATCCAGTACGCCTCTGGGAACGTCCGGGGGTTTCTGAGTGAGGATGTTGTTGTG GTAGGAGGTATCCCAGTGGTGCAGGTGTTCGCTGAGGCCACGGCCCTGCCCGCCATCCCCTTCATCTTCGCCAAGTTTGACGGCGTCTTGGGCATGGGCTACCCCAATGTGGCCATTGATGGCATCACACCTGTGTTCGACCGCATCATGTCCCAGCACATTCTTAAGGAGGAGGTCTTCTCAGTCTACTACAGCAG GGACCCTTCGCATTCTCCAGGAGGAGAGTTGGTATTGGGAGGAACAGACCCTAACTACTATACTGGATCCTTTCATTACCTTGGCACCACTGAGTCAGGCAAATGGGAAGTCAACATGAAAGG tgtgtcagtgggggaggagatgcTCTTCTGTAGAGAAGGGTGCACCACAGTGATTGACACTGGCTCCTCCTACATCACAGGCCCCGcctcctctgtgtctgtcctcaTGAAGACCATTGGAGCAACTGAGCTGGCTGAGGGCGGG TTCACAGTGAACTGTGACCTGGTGAAGTCCCTACCCAGTGTAACCTTTCACCTCGGGGGCCATGAGTATGCTCTCACTCAAGAGGACTACATCTTATGG CAATCCCCATTTGGAGAGGACATCTGCACCGTCACCTTCAAGGGCTTGGATGTTCCGCCCCCGACTGGTCCCATCTGGATACTGGGAGCCAACTTCATCGCCCGTTATTACACTGAGTTTGACCGCCACAATGACCGCATAGGCTTTGCCAATGCTGTCTGA
- the csf1b gene encoding macrophage colony-stimulating factor 1b, with the protein MTLLVPSLIQCPTKVKCLSVIIFLSFSLAMGEIPGPCRHSITKEHMLTLKRLIDNQLRSGCWITYTFTDQRNLSKCCYVKAALPWILDLLTAHFQYNRGSDNDRYVQLLKSLIHNIYSQKCVPQINEELEDDPVSFEVTFRESPSEALARVQEILSVYWELVTTSNTPVDWNCQREYAESSGLATHLYTSPTELSTQLSSTTVRSDKNSKTASQTGSESNMYKFGFIVVSLSGGGLLVLILCIITQRKYFSRINTPHSIFTSRSHSDMRRN; encoded by the exons ATGACCCTCTTGGTACCTTCCCTCATTCAGTGTCCGACCAAG GTGAAGTGTCTGAGTGTCATAATATTTCTGAGTTTCTCACTGGCCATGGGTGAGATCCCTGGCCCATGCAGACACTCAATCACTAAGGAGCACATGCTGACCCTCAAACGCTTG ATAGATAACCAGCTGAGAAGTGGATGTTGGATAACCTACACTTTCACTGATCAAAGAAATTTG AGTAAATGCTGCTATGTTAAGGCTGCGTTACCATGGATCCTGGACCTCCTGACTGCCCACTTCCAGTACAACAGAGGCTCCGACAACGACAGATATGTCCAGTTGCTAAAATCTCTCATCCACAACATCTATTCTCAGAAATGTGTTCCACAGATCAATGAGGAGCTGGAG GACGACCCAGTCAGCTTTGAGGTGACTTTCAGAGAGTCCCCATCAGAAGCACTGGCCAGAGTCCAGGAGATCCTGTCTGTGTACTGGGAGCTGGTAACCACCAGTAACACACCAGTGGACTGGAACTGCCAGAGGGAGTACGCAGAGAGCTCAGGACTTGCTACGCACCTATACACATCACCAACTGAGCTCAGCACACAACTCTCCTCAACAACTG TCAGATCTGATAAGAATTCAAAGACAGCCTCCCAGACTGGTTCAGAGAGCAACATGTACAAGTTTGGCTTCATAGTGGTGTCTCTCAGCGGAGGAGGGCTGCTTGTGCTTATTCTCTGCATAATCACACAGCGG AAATACTTTAGTAGGATTAACACACCGCACTCAATATTCACTTCAAG GTCACATTCAGACATGCGAAGAAATTAG
- the fmodb gene encoding fibromodulin produces MRVVLLLIVAGLVDLSFPQNSGSFHWLSYLRGRRRHPDTLWMDRVGEDCPLECDCPSTYPTAMYCHSRNLQHVPYVPSRMKYVYLQRNQITGIQEGVFDNATNLVWVMLHQNQLSSDKLGPNVFSKLKNLDRLYLNHNQLTRFPLNLPKSIKDLRINHNKLSKILASSFEGMTNLTKLHLHANALEEVGGAFKGLKSLNILDIRKNQLKKIPGNLPEMLHQLYLEYNNIESVPENFLTSYPMLQFLRLAHNKLTDGGIPRNTFNVSTLVELDLSHNKLERIPIVSRSLENLYLQANQIKEFSLVSFCAKVDMANYSKLKVLRLDANQINPKDVPSEAAYCLRLVAYIDV; encoded by the exons ATGCGAGTAGTGTTGCTGCTGATTGTAGCTGGGCTGGTGGACCTCAGCTTTCCCCAGAACTCCGGCTCCTTCCATTGGCTGTCGTACCTGCGTGGCCGCAGGCGCCACCCTGACACCCTGTGGATGGACCGCGTGGGTGAGGACTGCCCACTGGAGTGTGACTGCCCCTCCACTTACCCAACAGCCATGTATTGTCACAGCCGTAACCTGCAGCATGTTCCTTATGTCCCCTCCCGCATGAAGTATGTCTACCTGCAACGCAACCAGATCACAGGCATCCAGGAGGGGGTGTTTGACAACGCCACTAACCTGGTCTGGGTCATGCTCCACCAGAACCAGCTCAGCTCTGACAAACTGGGTCCCAATGTTTTCAGCAAGCTTAAAAATCTGGACCGACTCTACCTGAATCACAACCAGCTGACTCGCTTTCCCCTGAACCTGCCCAAGTCTATCAAAGATCTCAGGATAAACCACAATAAGTTATCAAAGATTCTGGCTAGCTCTTTTGAGGGGATGACTAACTTAACCAAACTCCATCTGCATGCCAATGCACTTGAGGAGGTTGGGGGAGCTTTCAAGGGGCTTAAGTCTTTGAACATACTGGACATCAGGAAAAACCAACTAAAGAAAATTCCAGGGAATCTCCCAGAAATGCTGCATCAACTCTACCTGGAGTATAATAATATTGAGAGTGTGCCGGAAAACTTCCTCACTAGTTATCCTATGCTGCAGTTTCTAAGGTTAGCTCATAACAAGTTGACAGATGGAGGGATTCCCCGCAACACCTTCAATGTCAGTACTCTGGTGGAACTGGACCTGTCCCACAACAAGCTGGAGAGGATCCCTATTGTCAGTAGAAGTCTTGAAAACCTCTATCTACAGGCTAATCAAATCAAAG aGTTCTCTCTGGTTAGTTTCTGTGCTAAGGTGGACATGGCAAACTACTCCAAGTTGAAGGTGCTGCGTTTGGATGCCAATCAGATTAATCCCAAAGATGTGCCATCTGAAGCTGCCTACTGTCTACGCCTGGTTGCCTACATCGATGTTTAG